The genomic DNA TCTATCGTCGCGGTCACGTTTTCCGATCGGAGCTTCAAATCCTCGTATTTTTTCTTCACCGCTTCAAGCTGGGCTGAAAGCTCCCTCAGCTCGTTTTGCGAAGAGGGCGCAAAAGGGCTTTCGGCCTGCGACGGACTCTGCGGCGGCGTGGGGGGTATCTCGGCAAAGGCTGCTCCGGCGGGGGAACAAACCGCCAGGGCGGCAAAGATGAGGAGGTGCTTTTTCATTTTTATCCGTTGACTTGTGAAAGTGAGCGAAAATTATACGCCAGCGTTTGTGCCAAGAAAATACCACGAATAAAGAGGCCTGAAAACGGCGGGGAAAAGGGGAATAACCTTTTATAGCAAAAAAATTCACAAATAATTTTTTTACACGGTTGACAAAGCCCAAAGCAGTGGCAAACTCACTTCAAATCAAAAAATATGTTCCTGCCGCCCCCCTGTGCTCGTTTGTCGTCCAGAGCCGGGGGGTTTTTTTATGCGGCGATTGCTGCAAGCGGGGCCGGGTCGCCCGGCCCCTTTTGCCATTCTATCCCCTCATCTTCCCGCAATTTCCCTCGCCTTTGCCTCGCCGCCGAGATAATTAACGGCCTCCCACGTTGCCGCATCCTCCGGCCAGCGTCGGATGTTCTCCAGCCCCTGTCTGGCCGCGCCGGGGAGGTCGCCTGTCTGTATGAGGATATTCGCCAGCATTATGTTGAACCTCTTATCGTTCGGCGTAGACTGAAGCTGCATTCTTAAAAGTAGGGGCTGTCCTAGATAACTAAAAATATCTAGGATTGGTTCATGAGAAAGAGCAGGCTAAGCTGGGGCAAGCAAGAGCGGTTGATCGAGCACTTTGTAGCCGGGACTACAGCAAGGACAG from bacterium includes the following:
- a CDS encoding IS1595 family transposase produces the protein MRKSRLSWGKQERLIEHFVAGTTART